The sequence tttttccgtgtttgcggtttcctcgttaacaaaattctggtgtatgtattatttttttccgcattatattttgttatataattgaaatatcaaaggttgtccgttaagatcaatcaattagaatatagtGGGGAGTAGGTATTACGAACCTAGGTTGTTAAGCGAGAGTATAGTGACCGTTTCGACCTGGGCGTGAGTATAGTTATCGTATGAGAGTAGAACGAAGATGGAATGAGCGCTCGAAAGGGCGCAATTATAAACTCCTCTAGGGAAAATGCATGTAAAACATACGCCTGGCGTGAGGCGTAGTTATAATTTACCCCTAAATGTGGAGTTGTATAGTTCACGCCCAACAATACGGGGCTAATGAGTCTGCCCCATCAACAAGCGTTCTTTCAATCTCCGTTCCACATTTGGCGTGAGTAATACATATGCCTCACATCAAGCGGCCACAATACGTACGTTCCATCCACACGTCCAAAATATATACGTGTCACCAACAGGCGCCCATAATACATGCGCCCAACTTCAAGCGTTGTTATAAGGTCCGCCAGACTAAATTTCAGTCGTTTGTCACTGTGGTTcacctccaaaaaaaaaagataattctTTTAACTTTTGGTATGGCATTTCGTCTTTAATGCCGCTCATGACTATGGTTGCTCTTAGCTAGTGAGACTAACTTGTATTTTTCTTTGTAAAGCATCCGGCTGACGCAGAATACTTCAAAATCGACTTTAGCTTTTTTGTGAATTATAAATTTATTAAAAAGGCTAATTTAGTGTGTTAAAAACCATTAGTACAAAATTAGTAGATCCGTCTAATCTCATATATAAGATCTAATATTAGGTTTATCTACTGAAAGGTTGGAAATAATACAAGGGTGGGTGTACCTTGTGGCAATTAAAACTACTAGAAAAGAGTTTTGCTTCTTTAGCTAATATATCTGTTACTCCATTTGCTAATGTGTgaacaagatgaaaacgttgagaGTTTTGATAGGTCTCTGCTATCATCATTGCTTCCTCTAAATTGGCTTTACTCCTCCAAGAGATTGGAGAATTGATTCCATTGAGATATAGTCAGAAAAAATTTTACATTCTCCTTCAACTGTAAAGTTACTCAAATTAATTTTCTTGGCACATTGCGATGTCTAGAGCATTCCTAAGCTTCTGTTTCTTTTGGGTCTGAAGTTGATGAAGGTCCGGCTCTTCCTGTTTTAAACTTACCTGCatcatctctcaaaactaaaacaaaacaagatggTTCTGTTTTTGAAATCCAAGCAGCATCAATATTAATCTTATGATTCATAGCTTCAGGTTGGACCCATTTTGCAGTATAGTTTtcctttttgtattatttttatttttagtccACAATTATAGATGTCTGTGAATTGCTAAAGTCATATGTTTATCATTCTTCCTTTATAAAGCTTTGTTACATCAttctttccaaatgaaccacatTTTAGTGAGAGGTATTTCTGGAGTCAAAGATTCCCTAGGTTGTTGCAACCAAGTTGTACAAATATCTAGGAAGTTTTCATAAGTATTGAAATTGAATTATACTTGTGGGGAGGAAGAGACCAGACagaattagcaaaggtacaaaaTCCACTTACTTTGGCAAAGAGGGGATAAATCATTCTGGAAATATAAAAAATCCTCATAGTACATGGCTGATGGTTTTAATCAGTTATAtctagttacaaaaaaaaaagagagagagaaatcaGTTGCATCTTCTTTTTTTCCTGATGCATTCAGCAGAAATCAGTTGCATCTTACAGCAGGTACCAATTACTCAAATATCACTGTCAATGATAATTTCTGGACCCAAGTCCCTGGGAAATTATATCTATATGTTTTTGCAACCACTAGTAGAAGTACGGAAGGAATATGCATGTCCATACTGCAATAATGACTCATGCCCACTATGATTGAGCAATGGAAATAAAAATAGACCCCTTAATCACGGATATGCTGCCACTTCATAATGAAGTCTTAATTTTGTAGCAGAAGGGTATGAAATTTGAAGCACTTTGGAAAGAATACATAACCTACACCCTGTTTGTACAGATGAACAAGGAGGAAACAACAAAATCATAACACAGCACAGCCCAACACGTACATATGTATAAACAACTCTATTAGTCATGAAAAAGTGTTATTTCTGACAGATGCTTCTCTTGATTCAGTTTaaactctttcttctttttcttttcttttaaaaaaaatagaaactcTTTATGAGTCCATACACAACAAAGAAACAATTTCAAGCCTACACAGAAGAAAATTTGGAGATCAATTTGTCGACATGAATAATAACATTATCAATACTGGGTCTAACTGCAGCTTGAGGCTGGAGCATCCATGTTACAAACTGATGGAGAGCTTCTGGATAAGGTGGTTTAGGCCCAGCAGGCCATTTTACTTGTGCATTTATAATTGCTAACTGTAAACTTCCTCCTGATTCCCCAAGCACATACTCAAACGGGGACATCCCGTACCTGTAAAAACCCAGAGGTATTTAATGGATTTTGATATCAAGAACTACATAACTTACaattgaaattcaaaaccaagtATCTGTGGTTGCTCAACTTTAATAGGTGAATAAAGAATAAAATGTCAAGTCAACAAAAATAATCTGGTGGGAAGTTCttgtgcttgtttttcttgtaagTTATAGTTAAAAGGAATGTAGCAGGTCCAGTATAGGTAAAGGTGGTTTTCTATTAGACAGAAAATTTAATTCGGGCTGCTAAATTCAAGGCATTGGATTTTGTTATGGAGTTTCACGTCTTTTGACATGTAGCCTCCTTTTGAGAAGTGAATAGTCTGTAGTCTCATAGCCCATCACTGTTGATGGTACAAGTTTCCAGGTGTGCAAATATAGTAGTCTGTGAATTCGTTCATATCTTATTGCCATTGGGTATCTTTGTATTGAACATTAATCAACCAAATAAAAGATTCATAGAGGAAGCAGGAAAATGGTGTAGGAATAGACAACATAATGAGAGAAATGAGGAAAATTACTCACATGATTGCATACAAAGTGCATCCAAGAGACCAAATATCTGTTCTCTCATCTATATCAGTATGACTAGGGCAATCCCACAACTCTGGAGCTCGAAATGGTGCAGAACAATACTCGGCCGCCCATTCCTACATACCAGCCATTTGTAAGCAATTGAAGCATATAATGATTCTGATATTAGGTATAGAAAGTGCATCCAATTTTACTCTGTGATATGAAGAAAAGAATTATAGTCATAGAACAACTTGATTTTAGTGTGATTTGATTATTAGATCAAGAAGAAAAAGTATTATCTTATGTAACTTGCAAGTAACAAGAACAGTATGAAGGAACACATCATCTTTGACAGAGGGCTGATCACACATGGAATAACTAATTAAAACCTGAAAGTGGCAGCAATGACAAGAGAGGCACGTAATCTTTGCTAGAAAATAATTTGGCAATAAAGACATACCTGCAATTGTAGTGCTTCAGAACGTGAACGAATTTGCTTCCTTGCAGGCCGAGCACTTCCAAAATCCATCAATATGGAAAGGGGCGGTTGCTCTTTCCTGTGAGTGATAAGGACATTTCCTGGTTTGACATCATTATGTGCATATGCAGGGTCATAGCTGTGCATATGCTTTAGGCCTGCACAAAGCTGCGGTTAAAAGTCTTGTCAATTTCTTTCaaagattaaaaagatacatttacAGTACGTTCAATATTCCAAATCCAGGTATGAGATATGGTAACCTACAATTGAACATCAGAACAAAATTATAAGCTAGTTGATAGCACATCTCTTCTTTTCTACGCTAAAACATTGGTCTCTGATCCTGCATATGTAACATCTTGGTGAGGTTATCACTTATCACCCTGTGATAACACCGAACCAGTTTCAATGTAGATATGAACAATTAGAAACCAATTGTATTATCTCTAGTACCTCTGAAATGAGTACCTAGAATAGGACTCACGTGATATTCTTGCAAAAAATATCTCAATTAAGCCTGAGGACACAAATGTGGTTCCAGccataagaaaaagaaaaggcaGAAAATTCAAATCATGTAAAAACCTGGTGTTTAGGATTTTATAATGAGATCCATGGGTAGGAATGGGATGATGAGGAGCATGATTAGGGTAAATCACGGTTTCAGGGTTCATCTTGGTTATCTGATGGACGGCTTATGCAAAGGGTTTGATGTTTGTTTTTCGTGTTCAAGATAACAAATAGAAGTGCAAGCCACGGGAAGGAACCAAAAACATAAGACATACACTGTCAGTTTATTTCTACAGATGACTTGGGCAGGAACAATGCAATTATCCCGGGGAATCCAAAGAAAGCCAAGTAGATGACAAGTGATGATATTTTCTAAATTGGGCaataataaatttgttaacaTAATTATAACAATTATAAATGAGGATGGATCCCTTCACACTTTTATTCTCACACTTTGGGACCCTATTTTGTGGATAAAAATCAAATGGTAACGAATTTGAAGctaacatttttgggatatgttcATCTTGCAAAACTCTACATGCCTACCGAAAATGAGCGCATTTCGAAATGTATAACATCATCATCTACCGAACTTAATTTCAATGGTTAAAAATCCATTGATTTTCAACgactcattttcaaagtagtagatggtgatGTTATACGTTTCGGAATACGCTCATTTGTGGTGAGAACATATAGTactgtaagaggaacatatccccaaaatattagcttcaaattcataacGGTTTGGATTACAAAAATAATGTTCaatgtgtgagatagtgtgagaatAAAAGTGTCAGGGGATCCTCCCTCATTATAAATATAGGCTTTAATAATTAGATGAACAACCTAAGTTAGAAACCAGGTTGCATGTTAACAGAATTCTAAGAAAATTAGTTTAAGCATGACATGAGAATCTATCCTGTTTTATTTCATAATGGGACATTGTTGCTAGACAATCATTACGAGAATACCTTTTTACATCTGTCTGGTggatattttagaatcaaacaTTAAAATGAAAAGCTAATAAGGATATCTTTAAGTGATAGATGGCAGATCCTTTGTCACCTGTCGAAATATCTGAAGAACATCGCTGGTCGAAAAGAACTCCTTTTTACTTTTCATAGTAACGGAATTGTCCAGTAATGTTCCATCCAAATGCACTGGGAATAACAAATATGCTTCATGACTGCTATTTCCTTCAGGAGCCTTTCAGAAAGTAACAAGAAAATTTATCAAATTAGATGAAATTGTTAGATATGATATTCACCAGAAGCTCTCTAATGCGTAGGGATTAATATATATGCTACACTTGAGTAAATGACCAATGAAACATATATATCATAGAGTCTGAAGCTTATTTGAAACCCAAGAAATCTTCAGAAAAATACCCAAGTCATCAAGCTGGAGCCTGGAACCTTATACTAGTATTTGAAACTATTTTAATACCATTTTGTACGATCCATTGATCTAGTAAAATAAGCTTACATACACACTAAACGCTTCAGGAGGATTTTGCTTCATTTTGCTTTGTTAAAAAGctaaacaacgaaaacacaactCGAAAGTATACTGAGGCGATTCCCGGATGATTTTATCTCTAGTACTAAGCTCGTTGACTAAGAAATCACTATCTTTTGAGGCAAATCAACTTACTTAAATATATTAAAAGATTCAACAAAATGGTCCTTTGTCAACTAATTCTTATGTGTATTTATGCAGGTTACTAGTGGTTGTTCAGTAGACTAGGTGTAAGATCATAAATGGAAAATAAATTTAAGTATCTAAAACTGAGTACTTGTTCATAAATTGTTCAAAATATAATATTTTGTTTTAGAGTTTCCGACAACGAAGGATTTATTACATGTGACATGAGTGATATACAGAGGGTCTTGACACTCACAACAAGTTAAGTCTTTACGAGTCTTAAGAAGCCTAAGACTAACTGAGAACCTTGCTATGCCATCACATTCACTAAA comes from Papaver somniferum cultivar HN1 chromosome 7, ASM357369v1, whole genome shotgun sequence and encodes:
- the LOC113298030 gene encoding probable serine/threonine-protein kinase DDB_G0291350, which gives rise to MGCSLSGLNALYDAVNGGGDVWINENRFRILKQIGEGGFAYVYLVKEIGTESSSSGAGFRKKFKDPSLISDDGTYAMKKVLIQNNDQLNLVKQEVHVSSMFSHPNLLPLLDHAIIAVKAPEGNSSHEAYLLFPVHLDGTLLDNSVTMKSKKEFFSTSDVLQIFRQLCAGLKHMHSYDPAYAHNDVKPGNVLITHRKEQPPLSILMDFGSARPARKQIRSRSEALQLQEWAAEYCSAPFRAPELWDCPSHTDIDERTDIWSLGCTLYAIMYGMSPFEYVLGESGGSLQLAIINAQVKWPAGPKPPYPEALHQFVTWMLQPQAAVRPSIDNVIIHVDKLISKFSSV